A region from the Pelagovum pacificum genome encodes:
- a CDS encoding Hpt domain-containing protein, whose product MNDLGPDSPAMQRVRAAFLRVHVDRHDRLEELNLRLSSKRATSEDVREAEDILHKIAGAAGTLGLRELGDAARDVEILFLEAREAGFGDAGTLSRALEWFLNLSITHCDAA is encoded by the coding sequence ATGAACGACCTAGGCCCCGACTCGCCTGCCATGCAGCGGGTGCGAGCCGCGTTCCTGCGGGTGCATGTTGATCGTCATGATCGTCTCGAGGAACTGAACCTCAGGCTCTCGTCCAAGCGCGCCACCTCAGAAGATGTACGCGAGGCCGAGGACATCCTCCACAAGATCGCCGGTGCAGCCGGCACGCTTGGGCTACGTGAGCTCGGCGATGCCGCGCGCGACGTGGAGATCCTGTTCCTCGAAGCGCGCGAAGCCGGTTTCGGGGACGCAGGGACATTGTCCCGTGCGCTCGAATGGTTCCTGAACCTGTCGATCACTCACTGCGACGCGGCCTGA
- a CDS encoding response regulator, whose translation MRILAVDDDPIILELLGELIGSIGEHTLQTAESGAEALELIGDGDEFDCFLLDIQMPRMDGIELCREIRSRDEYRKSPILMITAMSEKRYIDAAFGAGATDYLNKPFEMNEVRARLGLVAGLVNERRRVTSKLFATERARDLTEEHAGAPLHEPFDIRDVDGVIEFQALENYVTQLSRKDLFGSSVFGFSIREIEELYENLSVFDFQCMIVDVSEALSDCMKPHQFLISYVGNGTFVCVTEGGWSPDLKKFLDYVHRTIREMELHLSNGEPLNVRVAPGKVIRLTWHAGERAISALAEAHETAEQAAREAVQRKPTGVWYLDRSA comes from the coding sequence ATGCGAATTCTGGCCGTTGATGATGATCCGATCATCCTCGAACTGCTCGGAGAGTTGATCGGTTCGATCGGCGAACACACCCTGCAAACGGCTGAATCGGGAGCGGAGGCCCTCGAGCTCATCGGCGACGGTGATGAGTTCGACTGCTTTCTCCTCGACATCCAGATGCCCCGCATGGACGGCATCGAACTTTGCCGCGAGATCCGGAGCCGGGACGAGTATCGCAAGTCGCCGATCCTGATGATCACCGCGATGTCGGAGAAGCGCTACATCGACGCCGCCTTCGGGGCTGGCGCTACGGATTACCTCAACAAGCCGTTCGAGATGAACGAAGTGCGTGCGCGGCTCGGCCTCGTCGCGGGCCTCGTCAACGAGCGGCGCCGCGTGACCTCCAAGCTGTTCGCGACCGAACGGGCCCGCGACCTTACTGAAGAACATGCCGGTGCGCCGCTGCACGAGCCGTTCGACATCCGCGACGTCGATGGCGTGATCGAGTTCCAGGCGCTGGAAAACTACGTCACCCAGCTGTCGCGCAAGGACCTGTTCGGCTCCAGCGTCTTCGGCTTCTCCATCCGCGAGATCGAGGAACTGTACGAGAACCTGTCGGTCTTCGACTTCCAGTGCATGATCGTCGACGTCTCAGAGGCGCTGTCGGACTGCATGAAGCCGCACCAGTTCCTGATCTCCTACGTCGGCAACGGTACGTTCGTCTGCGTGACTGAAGGGGGCTGGTCGCCCGACCTGAAGAAGTTCCTCGACTACGTGCACCGCACGATCCGCGAGATGGAGCTTCACCTCAGCAACGGCGAACCGCTGAATGTCCGCGTCGCGCCCGGCAAGGTGATCCGTCTGACGTGGCATGCGGGCGAGCGTGCGATCTCCGCCCTCGCCGAAGCTCACGAAACGGCAGAGCAGGCCGCACGCGAAGCGGTTCAGCGCAAGCCGACGGGGGTTTGGTATCTGGACCGTAGCGCATGA
- a CDS encoding sensor histidine kinase codes for MVLILGLLFSAASLGTLRGRMESLGAQSPTGPVWFVTGVEFDLLRFEQSVSSYVLGQNNADEVNLRFDILWSRVDTVRFGEVGRKLRAMNVETDDYTTLYEALQFLEERVVNLPNMFDPADRDLVVGILEEIRRFNVPMRDMSLDVLEATSQETKGWRETLLQIAELNSIIGIAMALSVLLLVVVFGLDSVQSRRTLREKESLLAEAQAANVAKSQFISVINHELRTPLSSIKGAISLINGNAVGEVPERFRRMLTLAERNCNHLIQLVSDLLDAEKFRAGKMSYNFEQLALAPFIRQCVAANQSFAETFGVRIEAGKLDENVWIFADEKRLSQVMTNLLSNASKFSNTHGTVVVNVRSDEGTAEISVQDFGRGIPKDSIGKLFERFYQVDSSNERERGGTGLGLSIVKSIVEAHQGTLKVESEVGLGTTFSIRFEQVEAARQPLEAISA; via the coding sequence ATGGTGCTCATCCTGGGGCTGCTCTTTTCCGCCGCGAGCCTCGGGACGCTGCGCGGCCGGATGGAGTCGCTCGGGGCGCAGAGCCCGACAGGGCCCGTCTGGTTCGTGACAGGTGTGGAATTCGACCTTCTGCGGTTCGAGCAGTCCGTGTCCTCCTACGTCCTGGGGCAGAATAACGCCGACGAGGTGAACCTGCGCTTCGACATTCTCTGGAGCCGCGTCGACACCGTGCGCTTCGGCGAGGTCGGTCGCAAGCTTCGCGCGATGAACGTCGAAACCGATGATTACACCACGCTTTACGAAGCGCTTCAGTTCCTCGAGGAGCGTGTCGTAAATCTTCCCAACATGTTCGACCCGGCCGACCGGGACCTCGTGGTCGGCATCCTTGAAGAGATCCGCAGGTTCAACGTGCCGATGCGGGACATGTCGCTCGACGTGCTCGAGGCGACGAGCCAGGAAACCAAGGGCTGGCGGGAAACCCTGCTGCAGATCGCCGAGCTCAACTCCATCATCGGCATCGCGATGGCCCTGTCGGTGCTACTTCTGGTCGTGGTCTTCGGGCTCGACAGCGTGCAGTCGCGCCGGACGCTGCGGGAGAAGGAGAGCCTGCTGGCCGAAGCGCAGGCAGCCAACGTCGCCAAGTCGCAGTTCATCTCGGTCATCAACCACGAGCTCCGCACCCCGCTGTCGTCGATCAAGGGCGCGATTTCCCTCATCAACGGCAACGCCGTCGGCGAGGTGCCGGAACGCTTCCGGCGCATGCTCACGCTGGCGGAGCGCAACTGCAATCACCTGATCCAACTGGTGAGCGACCTGCTCGACGCCGAGAAGTTCCGCGCCGGCAAGATGAGCTACAATTTCGAACAACTGGCCCTCGCCCCGTTCATCCGCCAGTGTGTCGCCGCGAACCAGAGCTTCGCCGAAACCTTCGGCGTCCGTATCGAGGCCGGCAAACTGGATGAGAACGTCTGGATCTTCGCTGACGAGAAGCGTCTCAGCCAGGTCATGACCAACCTGCTGTCCAATGCCTCCAAGTTCTCCAACACGCACGGCACGGTCGTGGTGAATGTCCGGTCCGACGAAGGTACCGCCGAAATCAGTGTGCAGGACTTCGGGCGCGGCATCCCGAAGGATTCGATCGGCAAGCTGTTCGAACGGTTCTACCAGGTCGACTCGTCCAACGAGCGGGAGCGCGGCGGCACCGGGCTCGGCCTCAGCATCGTGAAGTCCATCGTCGAGGCGCATCAAGGCACCCTCAAGGTAGAGAGCGAAGTCGGCCTCGGCACCACCTTCAGCATCCGCTTCGAGCAGGTTGAGGCCGCACGGCAACCCCTTGAGGCTATTTCCGCCTGA
- a CDS encoding nuclear transport factor 2 family protein — MIHSRLPGLTALLLAGATCLSAEEVRPNVDFDGQVEEPGSDRAAMQDVMFDFAAAWATCDASYMERSFDAGVQFSYPTTSIEGLDAMLADLELFCGQATDTSFYFPADAFYIDTETGRIAAEVQFRTIQRGARQVVNDVWVATVEDGKGTILKEYLDGRVKDLQALGVLQYEESPEFLTPWPPRTEEWEACFPIARAAPINTCPPTE; from the coding sequence ATGATCCATTCCAGACTTCCGGGGCTGACCGCCCTCCTCCTCGCCGGCGCGACCTGTCTCTCCGCCGAAGAAGTGCGTCCGAACGTCGATTTCGACGGACAGGTCGAAGAGCCGGGCAGCGACCGGGCCGCGATGCAGGACGTCATGTTCGACTTCGCCGCAGCCTGGGCGACCTGTGACGCCAGCTACATGGAGCGGTCTTTCGACGCCGGCGTACAGTTCTCCTACCCGACCACCTCGATCGAAGGGCTCGACGCGATGCTCGCCGATCTCGAGCTGTTCTGCGGACAGGCGACCGACACCAGCTTCTACTTCCCGGCGGATGCCTTCTACATCGACACAGAGACCGGCCGCATCGCCGCCGAGGTCCAGTTCCGCACGATCCAGCGCGGCGCCCGTCAGGTCGTGAACGACGTGTGGGTCGCCACGGTCGAGGACGGCAAGGGAACCATTCTCAAGGAATATCTGGACGGTCGCGTGAAGGACCTGCAGGCGCTCGGCGTTCTTCAATATGAGGAAAGCCCCGAGTTCCTGACCCCATGGCCACCGCGCACGGAAGAGTGGGAAGCCTGCTTCCCCATCGCCCGCGCCGCGCCGATCAACACGTGCCCCCCGACAGAGTGA
- a CDS encoding class I SAM-dependent methyltransferase has protein sequence MTTATFAKAGYIRLARIYGGLTDLTGIADWLDRKREQSRIAHWARSLAAIHDIDGLVALDVPWWSYKAIDEVDAFLAARPGARVFEYGSGASTVWLARRAGSVTSVEHHAGWHGLVSGRLSGVDGLAPVELRLVEPDAEASVDPIYISEKSGEAGTSFEAYASAIGADGQTYDVIVIDGRARAACLRHAADHLAPGGMIVFDNTGRARYRRAIAASGLASRVLRGLTPSLPYPDETTLLTRND, from the coding sequence ATGACGACAGCAACATTCGCCAAAGCCGGCTACATCCGCCTGGCCCGCATCTACGGCGGTCTGACCGACCTGACCGGGATCGCCGACTGGCTCGATCGCAAACGCGAGCAATCGCGGATCGCCCACTGGGCGCGCAGCCTCGCTGCCATCCATGATATTGACGGTCTCGTGGCGCTGGATGTTCCCTGGTGGAGCTACAAGGCCATCGATGAGGTCGACGCCTTCCTCGCCGCCCGCCCCGGTGCGCGCGTGTTCGAGTACGGCTCGGGGGCGAGTACGGTCTGGCTTGCCCGCCGTGCCGGTTCCGTCACCAGCGTGGAGCATCACGCCGGCTGGCACGGGTTGGTCAGTGGTCGTCTCTCCGGCGTCGATGGACTTGCCCCGGTCGAGTTGCGCCTGGTGGAGCCGGACGCCGAGGCGTCGGTCGACCCGATCTACATTTCCGAGAAATCAGGTGAGGCCGGCACCAGCTTCGAGGCCTATGCCAGCGCGATCGGCGCCGACGGCCAGACATACGACGTGATCGTCATCGACGGCCGCGCCCGAGCGGCTTGTCTGCGGCACGCGGCGGACCACCTGGCCCCCGGTGGCATGATCGTCTTCGACAACACCGGCCGCGCGCGCTATCGCCGTGCCATCGCGGCCAGCGGCCTGGCCTCGCGCGTGCTGCGGGGCCTTACGCCGTCACTGCCCTACCCGGACGAGACGACGCTGCTGACCCGGAACGACTGA
- a CDS encoding glycosyltransferase family 2 protein, with translation MTYRFDRFERQGASAAREFSPGATKPLKLIVQIPCYNEEATLPSVIAGIPREIEGIATVEIQVIDDGSTDATVEVARRLGVEHILVQKGNKGLARTFQAGIDNALNAGADIIVNTDGDNQYCGSSIPDLVRPVVEGQADIVLGDRRPGENRDFSRGKRALQKLGSRVVRNLAEIEVPDAVTGFRAYSREAALSINVMTRFSYTVETLIHAGQRGLTVASVPVRVNAATRPSRLFKSTKQFMSRQVVTMLRSCVMYRPLRTFMSVGLVMAALGALPILRFLYFFAIGQGDGHVQSLVLGGVLLLAGYITIVIAFLSDTIATNRRLTEELLIRMRRLDPAGVSTDVQIASESDAER, from the coding sequence ATGACTTACAGATTCGACAGGTTCGAACGGCAGGGCGCGAGCGCCGCGCGGGAATTTTCCCCGGGCGCGACGAAGCCACTGAAGCTGATCGTCCAGATCCCCTGTTACAACGAAGAAGCGACGCTGCCTTCCGTCATCGCCGGTATCCCTCGTGAGATCGAGGGCATCGCGACCGTCGAAATCCAGGTCATCGACGATGGCTCAACCGATGCGACGGTCGAAGTCGCCCGCCGGCTCGGCGTGGAGCATATCCTTGTCCAGAAGGGCAACAAGGGCCTCGCCCGCACTTTTCAGGCCGGGATCGACAACGCCCTGAATGCGGGGGCCGACATCATCGTCAATACCGATGGCGACAACCAATATTGCGGCAGCTCGATCCCCGACCTTGTACGTCCGGTGGTCGAGGGGCAGGCCGATATCGTCCTCGGCGACCGACGTCCGGGGGAGAACCGGGACTTTTCGCGTGGCAAGCGGGCGCTCCAGAAGCTCGGCAGCCGCGTCGTGCGCAACCTTGCCGAGATCGAGGTGCCCGACGCCGTGACCGGCTTCCGCGCCTACAGTCGTGAAGCCGCTCTGTCGATCAACGTGATGACGCGCTTCTCCTACACGGTCGAAACCCTGATCCACGCCGGCCAGCGCGGGCTGACTGTCGCCTCGGTGCCGGTTCGGGTGAACGCCGCGACCCGTCCGTCGCGGCTCTTCAAATCCACGAAGCAGTTCATGTCCCGACAGGTCGTCACCATGCTGCGCAGCTGCGTGATGTATCGCCCGCTGCGCACCTTCATGAGCGTCGGCCTTGTGATGGCAGCGCTCGGCGCCCTGCCGATCCTGCGCTTTCTCTATTTCTTCGCCATCGGGCAGGGGGACGGCCACGTGCAGTCACTCGTGCTTGGCGGTGTCCTGTTGCTTGCCGGTTATATCACCATCGTCATCGCGTTCCTGAGCGACACGATCGCCACGAACCGCCGCCTGACGGAGGAGTTGCTGATCCGCATGCGCCGCCTCGACCCGGCCGGCGTGTCGACAGATGTGCAGATCGCGAGCGAGTCTGATGCTGAGCGCTGA
- a CDS encoding flavin-containing monooxygenase: protein MSVESVDVLVVGGGQAGIAMSEHLHRHGIPHLVLERDRIAESWRTRRWDSLVANGPAWHDRFPGLEFPGTPGAFVPKEDVADYFVAYAEKIAAPVRTGVEVRELRRIDGRPGFRVTTSEGVIEANHVVAATGPFQVPVIPDIVPADSGVTQLHSADYRNPGALPDGGVLVVGAGASGVQIAEELAHSGRRVHLSVGPHDRPPRSYRGKDFVWWLGVLNKWDAEATPGAEHVTIAVSGVDGGHTVDFRRLAAQGVTLVGRTDGWADGTLTFAPDLAANIAKGDANYLAVLDEADAFAERNGLDLPEEPEARRIDPDPPCVTNPILSLDLAAEGITSIIWATGYRLDYSWLKVDTFDEEGRPRHTRGISEEPGIYFLGLPWQTRRGSAFIWGVWYDAGYVADHISKQRTYMALAPLKATTAENA, encoded by the coding sequence ATGTCGGTCGAAAGTGTGGACGTGCTCGTCGTCGGCGGCGGTCAGGCCGGGATCGCGATGAGCGAGCATCTGCACCGCCATGGGATCCCGCACCTTGTCCTCGAGCGTGACCGCATCGCGGAAAGCTGGCGGACCCGTCGATGGGACTCGCTCGTCGCGAACGGGCCAGCGTGGCACGACCGTTTTCCGGGGCTCGAATTTCCTGGCACGCCCGGTGCTTTCGTCCCGAAAGAGGACGTCGCCGATTATTTCGTCGCTTATGCCGAGAAGATCGCCGCCCCTGTCCGGACCGGCGTCGAAGTCCGCGAGCTTCGCCGGATCGATGGCCGGCCGGGCTTTCGCGTCACCACGTCGGAGGGCGTGATCGAGGCGAACCACGTCGTCGCCGCGACTGGCCCGTTTCAGGTGCCGGTCATCCCCGACATCGTGCCGGCGGACTCCGGCGTCACGCAGCTCCACTCGGCCGACTACCGCAACCCCGGGGCTCTGCCCGACGGGGGCGTGCTCGTTGTCGGCGCGGGAGCGTCGGGCGTGCAGATCGCGGAGGAACTGGCGCACTCGGGCCGCAGAGTTCACCTGTCGGTCGGGCCGCACGACCGGCCGCCTCGCAGCTATCGCGGGAAGGATTTCGTCTGGTGGCTTGGTGTGCTGAACAAGTGGGACGCCGAAGCGACGCCGGGGGCGGAGCATGTGACGATCGCGGTCAGCGGTGTAGACGGTGGCCACACCGTCGACTTCCGCCGCCTCGCCGCGCAGGGCGTGACGCTGGTCGGGCGGACGGACGGCTGGGCAGACGGCACGCTCACCTTCGCGCCCGACCTGGCCGCAAACATCGCGAAGGGCGACGCCAATTACCTCGCCGTTCTGGACGAGGCCGACGCCTTCGCCGAGCGCAACGGGCTGGACCTTCCCGAGGAGCCGGAAGCGCGGCGCATCGACCCCGACCCACCCTGCGTGACGAACCCGATCCTGTCGCTCGACCTTGCGGCGGAAGGGATCACCTCTATCATCTGGGCGACCGGCTACCGTCTCGACTACAGCTGGCTGAAGGTCGACACGTTCGACGAGGAGGGAAGGCCCCGCCACACGCGCGGCATCTCGGAAGAGCCCGGCATCTACTTCCTTGGCCTCCCTTGGCAGACGCGGCGCGGCTCTGCCTTCATCTGGGGCGTGTGGTACGATGCCGGTTATGTCGCCGACCACATCTCGAAACAGCGTACCTACATGGCCCTCGCCCCGCTGAAGGCGACCACGGCCGAAAACGCCTGA
- a CDS encoding RidA family protein yields the protein MAHTRIRKFNTRDTYPEQSLDNDLCQAVVTRGGSTVWLRGQCPQDLDTAKSIDSHDPVEQTHKVMQNIRQLLEEAGGSMEHLVKVVVYITDVRHREAVYRTMGEYIKGVHPVSTGLVVQALARPEWLVEIDGTAVIPD from the coding sequence ATGGCCCACACCCGCATCCGCAAATTCAACACGCGGGACACCTACCCCGAGCAGAGCCTCGACAATGATCTCTGTCAGGCCGTCGTGACGCGCGGCGGCAGCACGGTCTGGTTGCGCGGCCAGTGCCCGCAAGACCTCGACACCGCGAAATCCATCGACAGCCACGACCCGGTCGAGCAGACGCACAAGGTGATGCAGAACATCCGGCAACTGCTGGAAGAGGCCGGCGGATCGATGGAGCATCTGGTGAAGGTCGTCGTCTACATCACCGACGTCCGCCACCGGGAGGCCGTCTACCGCACCATGGGCGAATATATCAAAGGTGTGCATCCCGTATCGACAGGCCTCGTCGTGCAGGCCCTCGCCCGGCCGGAGTGGCTGGTCGAGATCGACGGCACCGCCGTTATCCCGGACTGA
- a CDS encoding DUF1028 domain-containing protein, whose translation MTFSLVARCSESGMFGMAISSSSPAVAARCSYARAGVGAVASQNVTDPTLGPKMLDLLKSGLSAPEALARITAETDFMEYRQLLAVDGQGRTAIHSGPRALGTWSEAQATDVAAGGNLLATGDVPQQMVDAFLASTGHIGDRLVVALQAGQKAGGEAGPVHSAGLLIVDRVAWPVAELRCDWTEEDPIASVTRAWDVYKPQLDAYVQRAIDPRDAPSYGVPGDE comes from the coding sequence ATGACATTCTCCCTCGTCGCCCGCTGTTCGGAGTCCGGCATGTTCGGGATGGCAATCTCCTCCTCGTCGCCCGCCGTCGCCGCGCGCTGTTCTTACGCGCGAGCGGGCGTCGGCGCGGTCGCGTCCCAGAACGTGACCGACCCCACTTTGGGACCGAAGATGCTGGACCTCCTGAAGTCGGGGCTGTCCGCACCGGAGGCCCTTGCCCGGATAACCGCGGAGACGGACTTCATGGAATATCGCCAGTTGCTCGCCGTCGACGGGCAGGGCCGGACCGCGATCCATTCGGGACCGCGCGCGCTCGGCACCTGGAGCGAGGCTCAGGCGACCGACGTCGCCGCTGGTGGCAACCTGCTGGCAACAGGCGATGTGCCACAACAGATGGTCGACGCATTTCTCGCCAGTACCGGGCACATCGGCGACCGGCTGGTTGTGGCCCTTCAGGCCGGACAGAAGGCGGGTGGCGAGGCCGGCCCGGTTCATTCCGCCGGCCTGCTCATCGTCGACAGGGTCGCCTGGCCCGTAGCCGAACTGCGCTGCGACTGGACGGAAGAAGATCCGATCGCCTCCGTCACGCGGGCGTGGGACGTCTACAAGCCGCAGCTCGACGCCTATGTGCAGCGCGCGATCGACCCGCGCGACGCCCCGTCCTACGGCGTGCCGGGCGACGAATAG
- a CDS encoding LysR family transcriptional regulator, with the protein MPLRFTLRQLEYLVAVGESGSIARAAEKVNVSSPSISAAIAQLEEEFGLQLFARRHAHGLTLSQAGRRFLEQAKTVIAEAEAMNRLAGEIRGQVRGPLDVGCLLTFAQIVLPHLRRSFCARYPEVEFRQFERDQQALFAGLRNAELDIALTYDLDIPDDLEFVPLFHLPPYALLPDNHELANRRSVDATELAPYPMVLLDLPHSAPYFLSFFANAGVTPNVVERTRDMEVMKSMVANGFGYSIANIRHASERAADGKKLRFVPLEGETRPTQMGLVMMPSTGNLLTVRALIDHCRDTLTPSLTPGLKF; encoded by the coding sequence ATGCCCCTACGCTTCACCCTGCGACAGCTCGAATATCTCGTGGCGGTTGGCGAGTCCGGCTCCATCGCGCGGGCGGCCGAAAAGGTGAACGTGTCGTCCCCATCGATCTCTGCTGCGATCGCCCAGCTCGAAGAAGAGTTCGGCCTGCAATTGTTCGCACGGCGCCATGCGCATGGCCTCACCCTCAGTCAGGCCGGGCGGCGGTTCCTAGAACAGGCCAAAACCGTGATCGCAGAGGCCGAAGCCATGAACCGGCTCGCGGGTGAGATCCGAGGGCAGGTCCGGGGGCCGCTCGACGTTGGCTGCCTGCTCACTTTCGCGCAGATCGTGCTGCCGCATTTGCGACGCAGCTTCTGCGCCCGTTATCCGGAGGTGGAGTTTCGCCAGTTCGAACGGGATCAGCAGGCACTGTTCGCCGGCCTTCGCAATGCCGAGCTCGACATCGCGCTGACCTACGACCTCGACATCCCCGACGACCTCGAGTTCGTGCCGCTGTTCCACCTGCCGCCCTACGCGCTGCTGCCGGACAATCACGAGCTCGCCAACCGGCGCAGCGTTGATGCGACCGAACTTGCCCCCTACCCCATGGTGCTGCTCGACCTGCCGCACTCCGCCCCTTACTTCCTGTCCTTCTTCGCCAACGCCGGCGTGACGCCGAACGTGGTTGAGCGCACGCGCGACATGGAAGTGATGAAGTCGATGGTCGCGAACGGGTTCGGCTACTCGATCGCCAACATACGCCACGCGTCAGAACGGGCGGCGGACGGCAAGAAACTGCGCTTCGTCCCGCTCGAAGGCGAAACACGACCGACGCAGATGGGGCTTGTGATGATGCCGAGCACCGGCAACCTTTTGACAGTCCGGGCGCTGATCGACCATTGCCGCGACACCCTGACCCCGTCCCTGACGCCGGGACTCAAGTTCTGA
- the argE gene encoding acetylornithine deacetylase yields MTTTDLLARLVGFPTVSADSNLPLIDWAEGYLADCGATTWRLPDSSGQKAGLFARIGPGDRRGVMLSAHSDVVPVDGQTWHGDPFRLTARDGRLYGRGATDMKGFLAAMLRVAAKAADRDLREPLLLSISYDEEVGCRGIADMIGTLETTVGRPRLCIVGEPTSMRIALGHKGKAAYRASCRGTAGHSARAPDFTNALHLGADFLGELRALQDHLTTSGARDEAYDIAFSTVHAGRMAGGTALNIVPDLCTLDYEIRHLPADDLLRLEDRLAQAARRIGGDRINIDKVNAYPGLDVAPSHPAVAELANLMDDPVTTKVGYGTEAGHFDAIGVPTLVCGPGDMAQGHIADEFIEESQLAACDRMLDRLLDSLTA; encoded by the coding sequence ATGACGACGACAGACCTCCTCGCCCGGCTGGTTGGCTTTCCGACGGTCAGCGCTGACAGCAATCTGCCGCTGATCGACTGGGCTGAGGGCTACCTCGCCGACTGCGGTGCGACCACCTGGCGGCTGCCGGACAGCAGCGGGCAAAAGGCCGGTCTCTTCGCGCGGATCGGACCGGGCGACCGACGGGGCGTCATGCTCTCGGCACATAGCGATGTCGTGCCGGTCGACGGCCAGACGTGGCATGGTGATCCCTTCCGGCTGACCGCGCGGGACGGTCGCCTGTACGGGCGCGGCGCGACGGACATGAAGGGCTTCCTGGCCGCCATGCTGCGTGTCGCCGCCAAGGCGGCGGACCGTGACTTGCGCGAGCCGCTGCTCCTGTCGATCTCCTACGACGAAGAAGTCGGCTGCCGCGGCATTGCCGACATGATCGGAACGCTAGAGACGACCGTCGGCCGGCCGCGCCTCTGTATCGTGGGTGAGCCGACGTCGATGCGGATCGCGCTCGGCCACAAGGGCAAGGCCGCCTATCGCGCCTCCTGCCGCGGAACCGCCGGACATTCCGCCCGCGCCCCGGATTTCACCAATGCGCTTCACCTTGGCGCGGACTTTCTCGGCGAACTGCGCGCCCTTCAGGACCACCTCACCACCTCCGGCGCTCGGGACGAGGCCTACGATATCGCCTTCTCCACCGTCCATGCGGGCCGGATGGCAGGCGGCACGGCGTTGAACATCGTGCCCGACCTCTGCACGCTCGACTACGAGATCCGCCACTTGCCCGCCGACGACCTGCTACGGCTCGAAGACCGGCTGGCGCAGGCGGCGCGCCGGATCGGCGGCGATCGGATCAACATCGACAAGGTAAACGCCTATCCCGGCCTCGATGTCGCGCCATCCCACCCCGCGGTCGCGGAGTTGGCGAACCTTATGGACGATCCTGTGACGACCAAAGTCGGTTATGGCACGGAGGCTGGCCATTTCGACGCCATCGGCGTCCCGACCCTGGTCTGTGGACCCGGCGACATGGCGCAAGGGCACATCGCCGATGAGTTCATCGAGGAAAGTCAGCTCGCCGCCTGCGACCGGATGCTCGACCGGCTGCTAGACAGCCTGACCGCTTAA
- a CDS encoding FkbM family methyltransferase, protein MKRALRKYGYYSRSIVTLLTGLRAPLSTIALFLVPSRVVPTTITLRRTGLSFEVREPMDAWVVKETCLDRDYFRDFAEPAPDWRILDIGAGLGDFTVLAASLAPDGVVHAYEPFADSFALLGRNLRRNGITTATIHNEAAAARDGTRALLPGRARAGMQVFGPGEGIEATSLARILDRLPGRRCDFMKIDCEGGEFDLILNGADQLHRVDRIALEYHEALTNHTSDELIACLRSEGFVVRRARNPVHANTGFLFAERP, encoded by the coding sequence ATGAAGCGCGCGCTCCGCAAGTATGGCTACTACAGCAGGTCCATAGTGACGCTGCTGACCGGTCTGCGCGCGCCGCTGTCCACCATCGCCCTGTTTCTGGTCCCGTCGCGCGTGGTGCCGACCACGATCACACTGCGCCGCACCGGGCTTTCTTTTGAAGTGCGCGAACCGATGGATGCATGGGTGGTCAAGGAGACCTGCCTCGACCGCGACTACTTCCGCGACTTCGCGGAGCCGGCGCCGGACTGGAGGATCCTCGATATCGGGGCGGGGCTGGGCGATTTCACTGTCCTTGCCGCATCGCTCGCGCCCGATGGCGTGGTCCACGCATACGAACCCTTCGCGGACTCCTTCGCTCTGCTTGGCCGCAATCTGCGCCGCAACGGCATCACGACCGCGACAATCCATAACGAAGCCGCTGCCGCCCGTGACGGCACGCGCGCCTTGTTGCCGGGCCGGGCGCGCGCCGGGATGCAGGTCTTCGGCCCCGGCGAGGGCATCGAAGCGACGAGCCTTGCACGGATCCTCGACAGGCTACCGGGCAGGCGTTGCGATTTCATGAAGATCGACTGTGAAGGCGGAGAGTTCGACCTGATCCTGAATGGGGCGGATCAGCTCCACCGTGTCGACCGTATTGCGCTGGAATACCACGAGGCGCTCACCAACCACACAAGCGATGAGCTGATCGCGTGCCTGAGGTCAGAGGGGTTCGTGGTGCGCCGCGCCAGGAATCCCGTTCACGCAAACACCGGCTTCCTGTTTGCGGAGCGGCCTTAA